From one Thermatribacter velox genomic stretch:
- a CDS encoding sodium/solute symporter (Members of the Solute:Sodium Symporter (SSS), TC 2.A.21 as described in tcdb.org, catalyze solute:Na+ symport. Known solutes for members of the family include sugars, amino acids, nucleosides, inositols, vitamins, urea or anions, depending on the system.) — MKALILVLYVACMLLIGYYSMRKTKSLSDFFLANRSLGPWVSAFAYGTTYFSAVLFIGYAGRIGWNFGLSSLWIVVGNTLVGSLLAWLLLAKKTRQVTEKLNVMTMPEFLGARYSDPYLKAFSAILVFVFLIPYSASVYMGLSYLFDVVMGIPYVLALLLIAVLTGLYLVMGGYFAVALTDFVQGSIMFFGAIFMVFYLLAHPQVGGLSGAISNLRAINPSLVGVVGPPGFWPLFGLVVLTSLGPWGLPQMVQKFYSLKSERIVVAATIVSTVFSLVCVFSAYFSGSLTRLFFTELPQMGGVPNADLLMPNLIVKVMPQAFTLIFLLLVFSASMSTLSSLVLVSSSAIVVDLFPQSWKKKSLLWMRFLCGLFVFLSLLIAFKRSTFIVNLMSISWGATAGSFLAPYVYGLYWKRGTRQAAWASMLSGLVIAVGFSWYFGFRSQLVPLVGSLAMLIPLGVFPVVSLFTGGER, encoded by the coding sequence GTGAAAGCGTTGATTCTGGTTCTGTATGTAGCCTGTATGCTGCTTATCGGATATTACAGCATGCGTAAAACGAAATCTCTCAGTGATTTTTTTCTTGCCAATCGAAGCTTGGGTCCCTGGGTTTCCGCTTTTGCTTACGGCACAACCTATTTCAGCGCCGTGCTTTTTATAGGGTATGCAGGTCGCATAGGCTGGAACTTTGGTCTTTCCAGTTTATGGATTGTGGTGGGCAATACCCTGGTTGGTTCCCTGCTTGCCTGGCTGCTGCTTGCTAAGAAAACCCGCCAGGTTACTGAAAAGCTCAACGTGATGACCATGCCGGAGTTTTTGGGTGCTCGCTATAGTGACCCTTACCTGAAAGCATTTTCAGCGATTTTGGTTTTCGTCTTTTTGATTCCTTATTCGGCCTCGGTTTACATGGGCTTGAGTTACCTTTTTGATGTGGTGATGGGTATTCCCTATGTTCTGGCTCTGCTTTTGATAGCGGTATTAACCGGTTTGTATTTGGTGATGGGGGGTTATTTTGCGGTTGCATTAACTGACTTTGTGCAGGGAAGCATTATGTTCTTTGGAGCCATCTTCATGGTTTTTTATCTTTTGGCTCACCCTCAGGTCGGCGGATTAAGTGGTGCAATAAGTAATTTACGGGCTATAAACCCTTCTCTGGTAGGTGTGGTTGGGCCTCCAGGCTTCTGGCCCCTTTTTGGGCTGGTGGTATTAACCAGTCTTGGTCCCTGGGGACTTCCCCAGATGGTTCAGAAGTTTTACTCTTTGAAGAGTGAGAGAATTGTTGTTGCGGCTACCATAGTCAGCACAGTATTTTCTCTGGTTTGTGTTTTCAGCGCTTACTTTTCTGGCTCACTTACTCGACTTTTTTTCACCGAGCTTCCCCAAATGGGCGGTGTGCCCAATGCCGATTTGCTGATGCCCAACCTTATTGTGAAAGTCATGCCTCAGGCTTTCACCCTAATTTTCTTGTTACTCGTTTTTTCTGCTTCCATGTCCACTCTTTCTTCTCTGGTGCTGGTTTCTTCTTCAGCTATTGTAGTGGACCTTTTTCCTCAGTCCTGGAAGAAAAAGTCTCTTCTCTGGATGCGCTTTCTCTGTGGTCTGTTCGTTTTTCTATCTCTGCTCATTGCCTTCAAAAGGAGCACTTTCATCGTTAACCTGATGTCCATTTCCTGGGGCGCAACAGCAGGAAGTTTTCTGGCGCCCTATGTTTATGGTCTTTACTGGAAAAGAGGCACTCGCCAGGCGGCCTGGGCATCGATGCTTTCTGGGTTGGTAATTGCGGTTGGGTTTTCCTGGTATTTTGGCTTTCGTTCTCAACTGGTGCCTCTGGTAGGTTCTCTGGCTATGCTGATACCTCTGGGGGTTTTCCCAGTGGTATCTTTATTTACAGGAGGTGAGCGGTAA
- a CDS encoding zinc-dependent alcohol dehydrogenase family protein, which yields MLACVFKAKNQWAVEEVAEPECGPDEVIVRVKACGICGTDLHILQAEYFSDFPIIAGHEFSGVVERVGEKVTQFKPGDRVTADPNIFCDRCYYCKINKNNHCLNLEAVGVTRSGAFAELVAVPEKCLFPIPEGLSFQEAAMAEPLACVIYGIQRSNLRPGERVLIFGAGPIGLLLLCAFQKSGASLVTMVDVSEKKLNLAQELGAHAVVVADGREGSRLREMAPLGFEVVVDATGIPAVQEKALQFVQPDGTYLLFGVAPRGALMKVEPYSIFKNDLRIVGSFAVKKTMQYSLNLLASGAIPVNRLISASFTLNDFGLALSEVLDNPDHLKVQIVFP from the coding sequence ATGTTAGCCTGTGTTTTCAAAGCTAAGAACCAGTGGGCTGTTGAGGAAGTGGCAGAACCTGAATGTGGACCTGATGAAGTGATAGTCAGGGTAAAAGCCTGTGGCATTTGCGGCACAGACCTACACATTTTGCAAGCAGAGTACTTTTCGGATTTCCCCATTATTGCAGGACACGAATTTTCAGGGGTTGTGGAGCGGGTTGGAGAAAAGGTTACCCAGTTTAAGCCGGGTGATCGGGTGACAGCAGATCCCAACATATTTTGTGATCGTTGCTATTATTGCAAAATTAACAAAAACAATCACTGCCTTAACCTTGAGGCAGTGGGGGTTACCAGAAGTGGTGCTTTTGCTGAGTTGGTTGCAGTTCCGGAAAAGTGTCTTTTCCCTATACCGGAGGGGTTAAGCTTTCAAGAAGCGGCCATGGCTGAACCTCTGGCTTGCGTTATTTATGGGATTCAGAGAAGTAATCTACGCCCTGGAGAAAGGGTGCTCATTTTTGGTGCAGGACCCATAGGGCTTTTGTTGCTCTGCGCTTTTCAGAAAAGTGGCGCCTCTCTGGTTACTATGGTCGATGTTAGCGAGAAGAAGCTCAATCTGGCTCAGGAACTGGGAGCACATGCAGTGGTGGTTGCAGATGGGCGCGAGGGTTCCAGATTGCGTGAGATGGCTCCTCTGGGCTTTGAGGTGGTGGTCGATGCCACTGGTATCCCTGCAGTGCAAGAAAAAGCCTTGCAATTTGTTCAGCCAGATGGTACCTATCTGCTTTTCGGAGTAGCCCCCCGAGGTGCATTAATGAAAGTGGAGCCTTACTCCATTTTTAAGAACGACCTGCGCATTGTAGGTTCTTTTGCAGTCAAAAAGACCATGCAATATTCGCTCAATTTGCTGGCCAGCGGTGCTATCCCTGTTAATAGGTTGATTTCAGCTTCTTTTACGCTGAACGACTTTGGCCTGGCCCTTTCTGAGGTTTTGGATAATCCTGATCACCTCAAGGTACAAATTGTCTTTCCTTAG
- a CDS encoding radical SAM protein, with translation MPEALNFQWHFTNRCNLRCRHCYQDFFRDVPSWTDPVLVGKRLLASLAKHGLKATFALTGGEPLLVRDTLFAILELLETHPSAEEISIITNATLFNQGLLDMLSRFRKLVSFKISLEGADPKSNDFIRGRGNLEKVVESLKMICRQKRFDVYVMYTLHRGNFLEWQSLLPLLFELGVKGLILERFVPEGKGKLMRELVLDRSMWKTLIQALIAFCRLEEVEPLQLLPYKAFMVSMAERSLLGALCELGRSFCIMPDAALFPCRRLPLVLGYLDRDDFMDILSGSTLLSNLKDKSKMSGQCGSCAFKSCVGCRALAYALSGDAFAEDVQCFLSES, from the coding sequence ATGCCAGAGGCACTAAATTTCCAGTGGCACTTTACCAATCGCTGCAATCTCCGCTGCAGGCATTGTTATCAGGATTTTTTTCGGGATGTCCCTTCCTGGACTGACCCGGTTTTGGTTGGGAAGAGGTTACTTGCAAGCCTTGCTAAGCATGGTCTAAAGGCTACTTTTGCGCTTACTGGGGGAGAACCGCTACTGGTACGGGACACGCTCTTTGCCATCCTCGAGCTTCTGGAAACTCATCCTTCGGCAGAAGAAATCAGCATTATCACCAATGCTACTCTTTTCAATCAAGGACTGCTTGATATGCTTTCCCGTTTCAGGAAGCTGGTTTCCTTTAAGATTTCCTTAGAAGGAGCGGACCCCAAAAGCAATGACTTCATTCGCGGCAGAGGTAACCTCGAGAAAGTGGTTGAGAGCTTGAAGATGATTTGTCGCCAGAAGCGGTTTGATGTGTACGTCATGTATACTCTGCATCGAGGTAATTTCTTGGAGTGGCAGTCTCTTCTCCCCTTACTGTTTGAGCTGGGTGTTAAAGGTTTAATTCTGGAGCGCTTTGTCCCGGAGGGAAAGGGTAAGCTAATGAGAGAACTGGTTCTTGATAGGTCGATGTGGAAGACGTTAATTCAGGCACTCATTGCTTTCTGTCGACTGGAAGAAGTGGAACCTTTACAACTTTTACCCTACAAGGCTTTTATGGTTTCGATGGCCGAGCGTTCACTTTTGGGAGCGCTCTGTGAGCTGGGACGTTCTTTCTGTATTATGCCAGATGCCGCCCTTTTTCCGTGCCGTCGTTTACCTCTGGTGCTTGGTTATCTGGACAGAGACGACTTCATGGATATTCTGAGTGGTAGCACCTTGCTTTCTAACCTCAAGGACAAATCTAAAATGAGCGGTCAGTGTGGAAGTTGTGCTTTCAAATCTTGTGTGGGTTGTCGTGCTCTTGCTTATGCACTCTCGGGAGATGCCTTTGCAGAGGATGTCCAGTGTTTTCTAAGTGAGTCCTGA
- a CDS encoding GTPase, with protein sequence MPANLPPQYFEVERRYREAKSEAEKLQALEEMLRTIPKHKGTEKLQAEIKQKISRMRKSLQKEKSRKGSTFNPFYIEKAGATQIAIIGPPNSGKSTLLATLTNASPQIADYPFTTYRPLPGMMEYENIQIQLIDFPPIAEKELEGNFASALQRVRACLLVVDAKSATLLEEIENIRNKLEKYRISLNKEIPEWHTLRTLLLCNKVERPEDQEIFSLVEELWKEEFPVWAISLKNIDEKGKAELKKRIFEIAGIIRVYSKPPNRPPDMSRPFVLFKGQTVMDLAELIHKEVASSTRGARVWGSVKFEGQFVPVDYQLEDGDVVEIHTH encoded by the coding sequence ATGCCTGCTAACTTACCTCCCCAGTATTTCGAAGTGGAAAGAAGATACCGAGAAGCTAAAAGCGAAGCCGAAAAACTCCAGGCTCTCGAAGAAATGTTACGCACCATACCTAAACATAAAGGCACTGAAAAATTGCAAGCAGAAATCAAGCAAAAGATCTCCCGCATGCGAAAAAGTCTTCAGAAAGAAAAATCCAGGAAAGGAAGCACTTTTAACCCTTTCTACATTGAGAAAGCAGGGGCTACCCAGATAGCCATAATTGGCCCACCGAACAGTGGAAAATCGACACTTCTTGCAACTCTCACCAACGCCTCACCCCAAATTGCAGATTATCCTTTCACCACTTATCGACCCTTACCAGGAATGATGGAATACGAAAACATCCAGATTCAACTCATCGATTTTCCACCCATCGCTGAAAAGGAGTTGGAAGGCAACTTTGCTTCTGCCCTGCAACGGGTGCGTGCCTGCTTGCTGGTCGTAGACGCGAAAAGCGCCACCTTGCTTGAGGAAATAGAGAACATTCGGAATAAACTGGAAAAGTACCGTATTTCCTTGAATAAAGAAATACCAGAGTGGCACACTCTGCGAACCCTGCTTCTCTGTAACAAGGTAGAGCGTCCGGAAGACCAGGAAATCTTTTCCCTGGTTGAAGAACTATGGAAAGAAGAGTTTCCGGTTTGGGCAATATCCCTGAAAAACATTGACGAGAAAGGAAAAGCAGAACTCAAAAAACGCATCTTTGAAATAGCTGGAATTATTAGGGTGTATAGTAAACCTCCCAACCGACCACCAGACATGTCTCGCCCCTTTGTGCTCTTCAAGGGACAAACGGTAATGGACCTTGCGGAACTCATTCACAAAGAAGTTGCCAGCTCTACTCGAGGAGCAAGGGTGTGGGGTTCGGTCAAGTTCGAAGGTCAGTTCGTTCCCGTTGATTACCAGCTTGAAGACGGGGATGTGGTGGAAATCCACACCCATTGA
- a CDS encoding ParA family protein yields MGDAMRIIAVANQKGGVAKTTTTINLGASLAYHARKVLIIDMDPQAHSTLGLGFEPNEFEKTILNVLEPPRSPYKLPLREVIVPTRTANLYLVPANIDLAGAEYRLIDKLGREDFLNSSIQKSNLDFDYILIDCPPSLGILTINALKAAREVIVTIQPHYFALRGIEEFMETIELMRENLRHEPEVFVLITIADVRTNLYKEVIGEIKRYFGDRMFKTIIHKNIALAEATSHGMPVIEYEPTSSGAQNYLSLAKEVIRFEKEKPKARLLRKN; encoded by the coding sequence GTGGGGGATGCGATGCGCATTATTGCTGTGGCTAACCAGAAGGGAGGGGTGGCAAAGACCACAACCACCATCAACCTTGGTGCTTCCTTAGCATACCATGCTCGTAAGGTTTTAATTATCGATATGGATCCTCAGGCTCACTCTACACTGGGTTTGGGTTTTGAACCCAACGAATTTGAGAAAACTATCCTGAATGTTCTGGAACCCCCGCGCAGCCCCTACAAGCTTCCCCTGCGTGAGGTTATTGTGCCCACCAGAACTGCCAATCTTTATCTTGTTCCTGCCAATATTGACCTTGCAGGTGCTGAGTATCGGTTAATTGACAAGCTGGGGAGAGAAGATTTTCTCAACTCCAGCATCCAGAAGAGTAATCTCGACTTTGACTACATCCTTATTGATTGTCCCCCCTCGCTGGGTATACTGACCATTAATGCTTTAAAAGCAGCCCGTGAGGTCATTGTTACCATACAACCTCACTATTTTGCCCTGCGAGGCATTGAAGAGTTTATGGAAACTATTGAGTTAATGCGTGAAAATCTGAGGCATGAACCAGAAGTGTTTGTATTGATAACCATTGCCGATGTGAGAACCAATCTTTACAAGGAAGTAATTGGAGAGATCAAAAGGTATTTTGGCGATCGAATGTTTAAAACCATCATTCATAAGAATATTGCTCTTGCGGAAGCGACCAGTCACGGAATGCCGGTTATTGAGTATGAACCCACCTCAAGTGGTGCTCAAAACTACTTATCTTTGGCAAAGGAGGTGATTCGTTTTGAAAAAGAAAAGCCTAAAGCGCGGCTTCTCAGAAAGAATTGA
- the ftsZ gene encoding cell division protein FtsZ yields MKKKSLKRGFSERIDFKRELIRDTTRGLDSEETVREETLSTPKKSTAKKTVPRAKKKEAAEKVATIKVIGVGGGGTNAVNQMIEAGIESVDLIVVNTDIQSLQCSLAPQKIQIGASLTRGLGTGGNPKLGEDAARMDKEKIAQLVEGADLVFVTACMGGGTGTGASPVIAELAREAGALTIGVVTKPFSFEGARRARQASEGIENLRKVVDALIVIPNDRLMEIADRDTSLREAFKKADFVLYQAVRGIADLITSPQDINLDLADLRTVLTGAGTVLIGIGHGRGKDKAKQAAEMAISSPLLEVSIRGARSILLSITGGPDTGIHEVKQIVDIINKAAGTETDLLFGNKIDPEFSNEILVTLVATRFESALEEKTEEVPPLVENIAVDALEQDIDDKLIIEDDLDVPAFLREEQKKGSEGKARLDEVLGIFKRSRRE; encoded by the coding sequence TTGAAAAAGAAAAGCCTAAAGCGCGGCTTCTCAGAAAGAATTGACTTTAAACGAGAGCTTATTCGAGATACGACACGTGGTCTTGATTCGGAAGAAACAGTGCGAGAAGAAACTTTGTCAACCCCTAAAAAGTCGACGGCCAAGAAAACGGTTCCTCGCGCTAAAAAGAAAGAGGCCGCAGAGAAAGTAGCTACCATTAAGGTTATTGGTGTCGGAGGAGGGGGCACTAACGCTGTAAACCAGATGATAGAGGCGGGGATAGAAAGCGTTGACCTGATAGTGGTTAACACGGACATTCAGTCTTTGCAATGTTCTCTGGCACCTCAAAAAATCCAGATTGGAGCTTCGCTCACCAGAGGCTTGGGAACCGGTGGCAATCCCAAATTGGGAGAAGATGCCGCTCGGATGGACAAGGAAAAAATTGCCCAGCTTGTTGAAGGAGCAGACCTGGTTTTTGTGACTGCCTGCATGGGAGGTGGTACTGGTACTGGTGCTTCTCCGGTAATAGCAGAGTTAGCCCGTGAGGCGGGAGCTTTGACCATAGGAGTAGTAACCAAACCTTTCAGTTTTGAAGGAGCGCGTCGAGCAAGGCAAGCCTCAGAAGGTATTGAAAACTTGCGCAAAGTGGTCGATGCACTTATCGTGATTCCCAATGACCGCTTGATGGAGATAGCGGACCGGGACACTTCATTGAGAGAAGCGTTTAAAAAGGCAGATTTTGTTCTCTACCAGGCAGTGAGAGGCATTGCTGACCTCATTACTTCGCCTCAGGATATCAACCTGGACCTTGCCGATTTGCGAACAGTACTTACTGGAGCGGGAACGGTTCTTATCGGTATCGGTCATGGTCGGGGTAAAGACAAAGCCAAGCAAGCTGCAGAGATGGCTATTTCCAGTCCTTTGCTGGAAGTTTCCATTAGAGGCGCCCGGTCTATCCTTTTAAGCATTACTGGTGGTCCAGATACAGGGATTCACGAAGTCAAGCAAATTGTTGACATTATTAATAAGGCTGCAGGTACAGAAACTGACCTTCTTTTTGGCAATAAGATAGATCCTGAGTTCAGCAACGAAATACTGGTGACGCTGGTAGCAACCCGTTTTGAATCTGCACTTGAGGAAAAAACAGAAGAAGTTCCTCCCCTGGTTGAGAATATTGCCGTTGATGCGCTTGAGCAAGATATTGATGACAAGCTCATCATTGAAGACGACCTTGATGTTCCTGCTTTTTTGAGGGAAGAACAAAAGAAAGGTTCAGAAGGAAAAGCACGTCTTGATGAAGTGCTGGGGATTTTTAAGCGATCAAGGAGGGAATAA
- a CDS encoding aldose 1-epimerase family protein, with product MAFLFGKELTREEILKRVGDISQIGGVRLACLADGVERGVRIAEVNTGGGLYYTVLLDRGMDIAWTSYKGISIAWRSATGNLSPFFFEPEGLGWLRGFHGGLMNTCGLTYHGAPCKDESTHPFLEEEELGLHGRASFTPASCVWADGEWQGDQYIFWVQGKVREAIVFGDKLVLHRKIWGRLGENVIYIEDRVRNEGSQDSPFMILYHVNVGYPVLDEGSRLLLPVTKTVPRDKHAEAGKDEWDRFTVPQKGYFEKVYLHYPKTLEDGKSASLLLNEKIQLGIYLKFDVQALPYFTEWKMLGEGEYVLGMEPGNAFPLGRSKERSEGRLQFLKPGEEKRITLEIGVLDTADQIKRFCEYLGV from the coding sequence ATGGCTTTTCTTTTTGGTAAAGAGTTAACCAGAGAAGAAATACTGAAAAGAGTAGGTGATATTTCTCAGATAGGTGGAGTGAGATTAGCCTGCCTTGCTGATGGTGTGGAGCGGGGAGTTCGTATAGCGGAGGTAAATACCGGAGGTGGACTCTACTATACCGTCTTGCTGGACCGAGGTATGGACATTGCCTGGACTTCTTATAAAGGAATAAGCATAGCCTGGCGCTCAGCAACCGGCAATCTTTCACCCTTTTTCTTCGAACCGGAAGGTTTGGGTTGGTTGCGTGGTTTCCACGGGGGATTGATGAATACTTGTGGTCTTACCTATCACGGAGCTCCCTGCAAAGATGAAAGTACTCACCCCTTTCTCGAGGAAGAGGAACTGGGCCTTCACGGAAGAGCTTCCTTTACTCCTGCAAGCTGTGTTTGGGCTGATGGAGAATGGCAGGGGGACCAGTATATTTTCTGGGTTCAAGGCAAAGTTCGCGAAGCCATTGTATTCGGCGACAAGCTGGTCTTGCACCGCAAAATCTGGGGCCGCTTGGGAGAAAACGTTATTTACATTGAGGATAGAGTACGCAACGAGGGTTCCCAGGATAGTCCCTTTATGATTCTGTATCACGTTAATGTTGGTTATCCGGTTCTTGACGAAGGTAGTCGTTTGCTTTTGCCAGTGACCAAAACTGTCCCCCGGGATAAACATGCTGAAGCAGGCAAGGATGAATGGGACCGATTCACGGTTCCTCAGAAAGGGTACTTTGAAAAGGTGTATCTTCATTATCCGAAAACTCTTGAGGACGGCAAATCGGCCTCTCTCCTTTTGAACGAAAAAATACAACTTGGAATTTATCTTAAGTTTGATGTTCAGGCTTTACCTTACTTTACAGAGTGGAAGATGCTGGGCGAGGGAGAATATGTGCTGGGTATGGAACCTGGAAATGCCTTTCCACTGGGAAGGAGTAAAGAGCGCAGTGAAGGAAGACTCCAATTCCTAAAACCTGGTGAGGAAAAGCGCATTACTCTTGAGATAGGTGTGCTTGATACTGCAGACCAGATAAAGAGATTTTGTGAGTATCTGGGGGTTTAA
- a CDS encoding transglycosylase SLT domain-containing protein, protein MESKKRTKTLSLYLSPRKTASIAFSLLILMVLFSFWKPSCEAENQENFLQIAALVERGKMDEAEIRILQSLGESELFCIDHALYLWLSALSDASFLQKAPLWLSLAEKLFPDSPLLFSIYHQSAERYLKNGYSQQALTYTIKALQHAFLAEQRQQSLALMVKTLAQKGKYNEAGLLLKTVFKQYSTQKYLPTRELFSQIFPELKLESFSVGSLLDLASFALSLNLFEETKSILQEVEKRSLNPLQKENLLSLQIRYLLTVNDLPQLQKLLEKYSKETYLQETLLFYQGVLSQRSANYPEAINHYQKLLQAYPHSPYLFSVYLNLLTCYQSLGDDTNYSLVLHKALELFPQRDTFYLVWFQKALRENNPEQIQAALEGLQKFPQHKNRALFWSYKLGKNSEPELLWEILKDENIDYYFVRSWQELIQKGYNPQEHFHIEDRPLPVIENYPQNLSTQLEKAREHWKSYLFLKEKGFYQNAEIELLFLYHKNPSAKLLHLEFVRLYISMGEYRKAILHTLYLQQNFSQTNHNLFLLRNLYPLFFKQEVEKATRLFPEVDPYLVFSVIRAESLFEVASQSRAGALGLAQLMPQTAQWMLETGKIKLKLETIDEETLLQPEINIHIGVAYLDYLLKQFEGKLIPTICSYNAGPGRVKQWLQSYSENPDLFFESIPFPETKGYLEKVLVNYLYYSLIWKGSFSIEKLF, encoded by the coding sequence ATGGAAAGCAAAAAGAGAACGAAAACGCTCTCGCTGTATTTATCTCCGCGAAAAACCGCCAGTATTGCCTTCTCACTCTTAATTTTAATGGTTCTTTTCTCTTTCTGGAAACCATCCTGTGAAGCAGAGAACCAGGAAAACTTCTTGCAAATCGCTGCTTTAGTCGAAAGGGGAAAAATGGACGAGGCCGAAATACGAATCCTGCAAAGCCTTGGAGAAAGCGAATTATTTTGCATCGACCACGCCTTATACCTTTGGCTTTCTGCTCTTTCCGACGCCTCGTTCCTACAAAAAGCTCCTCTTTGGTTATCGCTTGCTGAAAAGCTTTTCCCAGACTCCCCTCTTCTCTTTTCAATTTACCACCAGAGCGCAGAACGCTACCTCAAAAACGGTTATTCTCAACAAGCCTTGACCTATACCATAAAAGCCCTGCAACATGCCTTTCTGGCTGAGCAGCGCCAGCAATCCCTGGCCTTGATGGTGAAAACGCTTGCTCAAAAGGGCAAATATAACGAAGCAGGGCTGCTTTTAAAAACGGTCTTCAAGCAATACTCCACCCAGAAATATCTTCCAACCAGGGAATTGTTTTCACAAATCTTTCCCGAGCTAAAGTTGGAAAGCTTTTCTGTAGGTTCACTTCTGGACCTGGCTTCGTTTGCACTTTCTCTGAATCTTTTTGAGGAAACCAAAAGCATACTCCAAGAAGTGGAAAAACGTTCTCTCAACCCCTTACAAAAAGAAAATCTTCTCAGCTTGCAAATACGATACCTGCTTACTGTTAACGACCTACCCCAACTACAAAAACTCCTTGAAAAGTACAGTAAAGAAACTTATCTCCAGGAAACGTTACTCTTTTACCAGGGGGTCCTAAGCCAGCGCTCCGCAAATTACCCCGAAGCCATAAATCACTATCAGAAATTGCTCCAGGCCTATCCCCATTCTCCATATCTTTTCAGTGTTTACCTCAATCTTCTTACCTGTTACCAGAGTCTGGGAGATGATACAAACTATTCACTCGTTCTCCATAAGGCGCTGGAGCTTTTCCCCCAGAGAGATACCTTCTATCTTGTATGGTTCCAAAAAGCATTGAGAGAGAACAACCCCGAACAAATCCAAGCAGCTCTGGAAGGTTTGCAAAAGTTCCCTCAGCACAAAAACCGGGCTCTTTTCTGGTCTTATAAACTGGGTAAAAACAGCGAACCAGAACTCTTATGGGAAATTCTCAAAGACGAAAACATCGACTACTATTTCGTGCGTAGCTGGCAGGAGCTAATCCAAAAAGGCTATAATCCGCAGGAACACTTTCACATCGAGGACCGACCACTTCCGGTGATAGAAAACTATCCGCAAAACTTATCAACCCAGCTTGAAAAAGCCAGAGAACACTGGAAGAGCTATCTTTTTTTGAAAGAAAAGGGGTTTTACCAAAACGCAGAGATAGAGCTACTCTTTCTTTACCACAAAAACCCCTCTGCAAAGTTATTACACCTTGAGTTCGTAAGGCTTTACATCAGTATGGGTGAATATCGCAAGGCTATTCTCCATACCCTCTACTTACAACAAAACTTCTCCCAAACCAACCATAATTTATTTCTACTCCGAAACCTTTATCCCCTCTTTTTTAAGCAAGAAGTTGAAAAGGCTACCCGTCTCTTTCCGGAAGTAGACCCTTACTTAGTGTTTTCAGTGATTCGTGCTGAAAGCCTTTTCGAGGTTGCCAGTCAATCCCGGGCAGGAGCTCTGGGGCTTGCACAGCTCATGCCCCAAACAGCACAGTGGATGCTGGAAACCGGCAAGATAAAACTTAAGCTCGAAACCATTGATGAAGAAACCCTATTGCAACCCGAAATTAACATCCACATCGGTGTTGCCTATCTCGATTACCTTTTAAAGCAGTTTGAAGGAAAACTAATTCCTACCATCTGCTCTTACAATGCCGGACCAGGCAGGGTAAAACAATGGCTGCAAAGTTATTCAGAAAATCCCGACCTCTTTTTCGAGAGTATCCCCTTTCCCGAAACCAAAGGATACCTTGAAAAAGTGCTTGTCAACTACCTCTATTACTCTCTGATATGGAAAGGCTCTTTTTCAATTGAAAAGCTTTTTTAG